In a genomic window of Polyodon spathula isolate WHYD16114869_AA chromosome 21, ASM1765450v1, whole genome shotgun sequence:
- the LOC121296124 gene encoding myosin-10-like isoform X2 — protein MAQRSGQEDPERYLFVDRAVVYNPATQADWTAKKLVWIPSERHGFEAASIREERGDEVVVELAENGKKAMVNKDDIQKMNPPKFSKVEDMAELTCLNEASVLHNLKDRYYSGLIYTYSGLFCVVINPYKNLPIYSENIIEMYRGKKRHEMPPHIYAISESAYRCMLQDREDQSILCTGESGAGKTENTKKVIQYLAHVASSHKGRKDHNIPLESPKPVKLQGELERQLLQANPILESFGNGKTVKNDNSSRFGKFIRINFDVTGYIVGANIETYLLEKSRAIRQAKDERTFHIFYQLLAGAGEHLKSDLLLEGFNNYRFLSNGNIPIPGQQDKDNFQETMDAMNIMSFNHDEILAMLKVVSSVLQFGNIVFKKERNTDQASMPENTAAQKLCHLLGLNVMEFTRAILSPRIKVGRDYVQKAQTKEQADFAVEALAKATYERLFRWLVHRINKALDRTKRQGASFIGILDIAGFEIFELNSFEQLCINYTNEKLQQLFNHTMFILEQEEYQREGIEWNFIDFGLDLQPCIDLIERPAHPPGVLALLDEECWFPKATDKTFVEKLVQEQGTHPKFQKPRQLKDKADFCIMHYAGRVDYKADEWLLKNMDPLNDNVATLLHQSSDKFVAELWKDVDRIVGLDQVAGMNETAFGSSYKTKKGMFRTVGQLYKESLTKLMATLRNTNPNFVRCIIPNHEKRAGKLDPHLVLDQLRCNGVLEGIRICRQGFPNRIVFQEFRQRYEILTPNAIPKGFMDGKQACERMIRALELDLNLFRIGQSKIFFRAGVLAHLEEERDLKITDIIIYFQAVCRGYLARKAFAKKQQQLSALKVLQRNCAAYLKLRHWQWWRLFTKVKPLLQVTRQEEEMLAKDEELVKVKEKQSKVEGEMVEMERKHQQLLEEKNILAEQLQAETELFAEAEEMRARLAAKKQELEEILHDLESRVEEEEERNQGLQNEKKKMQTHIQDLEEQLDEEEAARQKLQLEKVTAEAKIKKMEEDVLLLEDQNSKFIKEKKLQEDRVAEITSHLAEEEEKAKNLTKLKNKQEMMIIDLEERLKKEEKTRQELDKAKRKLDGETTDLQDQIAELQAQIEELKLQLAKKEEELQAALARGDEEVAYKNNTLKQVRELQAQIAELQEDLESEKASRNKAEKLKRDLSEELEALKTELEDTLDTTAAQQELRTKREQEVTELKKAIEEETRNHESQIQEMRQRHAAALEDVSEQLEQAKRFKANLEKIKQSLESDNKEMSVEVKGLQQAKAESEHKRKKLEGQVQEFTARITEGERARNELAEKTHKLQSELDNVSALLEEAERKGIKLAKDSASMESQLQDTQELLQEETRQKLNLSSRVRQLEEEKNSLQEQQEEEEEARRNLEKQLACLQAQLTETKKKLEEDGGAMEGLEEVKKKLQKDMESVNQRLEEKSMAFDKMEKTKNRLQQELEDLMVDLDHQRQIVSNLEKKQKKFDQMLAEEKNISARYADERDRAEAEAREKETKALALTRALDEALEAKEEFERLNKQLRTEMEDLMSSKDDVGKSVHELEKSKRTLDQQVEEMRTQLEELEDELQATEDAKLRLEVNMQAMKAQFERDLQARDEQNEEKRRMLVKQVREMEVELEDERKQRALAVAAKKKLEMDLKDLEAQIEASNKARDEAIKQLRKLQAQMKDYQRELEEARSSRDEIFAQSKENEKKLKSLEAEILQLQEDLAASERGRRHAEQERDELADEISNSASGKSALLDEKRRLEARIAQLEEELEEEQSNMELLNDRFRKTTIQLDSLNTELAGERSAAQKSENARQQLERQNKELKAKLQELEGSVKSKFKATIAALETKIAQLEEQLEQEAKERAAANKLVRRTEKKLKEVFMQVEDERRHADQYKEQMEKANSRMKQLKRQLEEAEEEATRANASRRKLQRELDDATEASEGLSREVNTLKNRLRRGGPITFSTSRSGRRQLQIEGTSLDLSDDDADSKASELNEIQAAQAE, from the exons atcgTGAGGACCAATCAATTCTTTGCAC AGGGGAATCTGGTGCCGGAAAGACAGAGAACACCAAAAAAGTCATTCAGTACCTGGCTCACGTTGCCTCCTCCCACAAAGGAAGAAAAGACCACAACATTCCT CTCGAATCTCCTAAACCAGTGAAACTACAG GGCGAATTAGAACGCCAGCTGCTGCAAGCCAACCCCATTCTGGAGTCCTTTGGAAACGGCAAGACTGTAAAAAATGACAACTCTTCACGTTTT ggCAAGTTCATCAGAATCAACTTTGACGTCACTGGTTACATAGTAGGGGCCAACATTGAGACCT ACCTGCTGGAGAAGTCCCGCGCCATTCGCCAGGCTAAAGATGAGAGAACCTTCCACATCTTCTACCAGCTTCTCGCTGGGGCCGGTGAACACCTGAAAT CTGACCTGCTGCTGGAAGGGTTTAACAATTACCGCTTCCTGTCCAATGGAAACATCCCCATCCCGGGACAGCAGGACAAAGACAACTTCCAGGAGACCATGGATGCCATGAACATCATGAGCTTCAACCACGACGAGATCCTGG CTATGCTGAAGGTGGTGTCTTCTGTACTGCAGTTCGGTAACATTGTCTTCAAGAAGGAAAGGAACACAGACCAGGCCTCCATGCCTGAGAACACAG CTGCCCAGAAGCTGTGTCACCTGCTAGGACTGAATGTCATGGAGTTCACCCGCGCTATTCTGTCCCCGCGTATCAAGGTCGGACGAGACTACGTACAGAAAGCACAGACGAAAGAGCAG GCTGACTTCGCAGTGGAGGCTCTAGCGAAGGCCACCTATGAGCGCCTGTTCCGCTGGCTGGTTCACCGCATCAACAAAGCCCTGGACAGGACCAAGCGGCAGGGAGCCTCCTTCATCGGCATCCTGGATATCGCCGGCTTTGAGATCTTCGAG CTCAACTCATTCGAGCAGCTCTGCATCAACTACACCAATGAGAAGCTGCAGCAGCTCTTCAACCACACCATGTTCATCCTGGAGCAGGAGGAGTACCAGCGAGAGGGCATCGAGTGGAACTTCATCGACTTTGGGCTGGACCTGCAGCCCTGCATCGACCTGATTGAGAGACCG GCACACCCTCCTGGGGTGCTGGCACTGCTGGATGAGGAGTGCTGGTTCCCCAAAGCCACCGATAAAACCTTTGTAGAGAAGCTGGTCCAGGAGCAGGGCACTCACCCCAAATTCCAGAAACCTAGACAGCTGAAAGACAAGGCGGACTTCTGCATCATGCACTACGCTGGCAGG GTGGATTACAAAGCCGATGAATGGCTGTTGAAGAACATGGATCCCCTCAATGACAATGTAGCCACACTGCTGCACCAGTCCTCGGACAAGTTTGTTGCAGAACTGTGGAAGGATG TGGACCGCATTGTCGGTTTGGACCAGGTGGCGGGCATGAACGAGACAGCTTTCGGCTCTTCCTACAAGACCAAGAAGGGGATGTTCCGCACAGTGGGGCAGCTGTACAAGGAGTCTCTCACCAAGCTCATGGCTACACTCcgcaacaccaaccccaacttCGTCAGGTGCATCATTCCTAACCACGAGAAGAGG GCTGGAAAGCTGGACCCTCACCTTGTACTCGACCAGCTGCGTTGTAACGGGGTGTTAGAAGGAATCCGAATCTGTCGCCAAGGATTCCCCAACAGGATTGTCTTTCAGGAGTTCAGGcagag ATATGAGATTCTCACTCCTAACGCCATTCCTAAAGGTTTCATGGATGGCAAGCAGGCCTGTGAGCGAATG ATCCGCGCCCTGGAGCTGGACCTGAACCTGTTCCGGATCGGACAGAGTAAGATCTTCTTCCGGGCCGGGGTCCTGGCCCACTTGGAGGAGGAGCGGGACCTCAAGATCACTGACATCATCATCTACTTCCAGGCAGTCTGCAGGGGATACCTGGCCAGGAA GGCCTTCGctaagaagcagcagcagctcagcGCTCTGAAAGTACTGCAGAGGAACTGTGCTGCTTACCTCAAACTGCGCCACTGGCAGTGGTGGAGACTGTTCACCAAG GTGAAGCCGCTGCTCCAGGTGACCCGCCAGGAAGAGGAGATGCTGGCCAAGGATGAGGAGCTGGTCAAGGTGAAGGAGAAGCAAAGCAAAGTAGAGGGCGAGATGGTGGAGATGGAGAGGAAACACCAACAG CTGCTGGAGGAGAAGAACATCCTGGCGGAGCAGCTGCAGGCAGAGACGGAGCTGTTCGCAGAGGCAGAGGAGATGCGGGCGCGCCTGGCAGCCAAGAAGCAAGAGCTGGAGGAGATCCTGCATGACCTGGAGTCccgggtggaggaggaggaggagcgcaACCAGGGTCTGCAGAACGAGAAGAAGAAGATGCAGACTCACATCCAA GACCTGGAGGAGCAGCTTGACGAGGAGGAAGCAGCCAGGCAGAAGCTGCAGCTGGAGAAAGTGACGGCCGAGGCCAAAATCAAGAAGATGGAGGAGGACGTTCTCCTGCTGGAGGACCAAAATTCCAAGTTCATAAAG GAGAAGAAGCTGCAGGAGGACCGCGTGGCTGAGATTACCTCTCATCtggcagaggaggaggagaaagccAAGAACCTGACCAAGCTGAAGAATAAACAGGAGATGATGATAATAGATTTGGAAG AGCGGCTGAAGAAGGAGGAGAAGACCAGGCAGGAGCTGGACAAGGCCAAGCGCAAGCTGGACGGGGAGACGACGGATCTGCAGGACCAGATCGCAGAGCTGCAGGCGCAGATAGAGGAGCTGAAGCTGCAGCTGGCCAAGAAAGAAGAGGAGCTGCAGGCTGCCCTGGCCAG GGGCGATGAGGAGGTGGCTTATAAGAACAACACCCTGAAGCAGGTGCGGGAGCTGCAGGCCCAGATTGCTGAGTTGCAGGAGGATCTGGAGTCAGAGAAAGCCTCCCGCAACAAGGCAGAGAAGCTCAAGAGAGACCTGAGCGAGGAGCTGGAGGCACTCAAGACTGAGCTGGAGGACACCCTAGACACCACCGCAGCCCAGCAGGAGCTCAG AACCAAGCGAGAGCAGGAGGTGACCGAGCTGAAGAAGGCCATTGAGGAAGAGACCAGGAACCACGAATCTCAGATTCAGGAGATGAGGCAGAGACACGCCGCGGCCCTGGAGGATGTCTCTGAGCAGCTGGAGCAGGCTAAGAGG TTCAAGGCGAACCTGGAGAAGATCAAGCAGAGCCTGGAGAGCGATAACAAGGAGATGTCGGTGGAGGTGAAGGGGCTGCAGCAGGCCAAGGCAGAGTCTGAGCACAAGAGGAAGAAGCTGGAGGGGCAGGTGCAGGAGTTCACAGCCAGGATCACCGAGGGGGAGAGAGCCAGGAACGAGCTGGCTGAGAAGACTCACAAGCTGCAG AGTGAGCTGGACAACGTCTCCGCCTTactggaggaggcagagaggaagggcATTAAATTGGCAAAGGACTCTGCCAGTATGGAGTCCCAGCTCCAGGATACACAG GAGCTGCTGCAGGAGGAGACCCGTCAGAAACTGAACCTGAGCAGCCGCGTCCGTCagctggaggaggagaagaaCAGCCTGCAGGAGcagcaggaagaggaggaggaggcacgCAGGAACCTGGAGAAGCAGCTTGCATGCCTGCAGGCTCAG CTGACAGAGACCAAGAAGAAATTGGAGGAGGACGGGGGTGCCATGGAGGGTCTGGAGGAGGTGAAGAAGAAGCTGCAGAAGGACATGGAGAGCGTCAACCAGAGGCTGGAGGAGAAGAGCATGGCCTTCGACAAGATGGAGAAGACCAAGAACCGGCTGCAGCAGGAGCTGGAAGACCTCATGGTGGACCTGGACCACCAGCGCCAGATCGTCTCCAACCTGGAGAAGAAGCAAAAGAAGTTCGACCAG ATGCTGGCGGAGGAGAAGAACATCTCTGCTCGCTACGCTGATGAGCGGGACCGTGCAGAGGCCGAGGCCAGGGAGAAGGAGACCAAGGCTCTGGCTCTGACCCGCGCCCTGGACGAGGCTCTGGAGGCCAAGGAGGAGTTCGAGAGGCTCAACAAGCAGCTCCGCACGGAGATGGAGGACCTCATGAGCTCCAAGGATGATGTTGGGAAGAGC GTCCACGAGCTGGAGAAGTCCAAGCGCACTTTGGACCAGCAGGTGGAGGAGATGCGCACACAGCTGGAGGAGTTGGAGGATGAGCTTCAGGCCACGGAGGACGCCAAGCTGAGACTGGAGGTCAACATGCAGGCCATGAAGGCTCAGTTCGAGAGGGACCTGCAGGCACGCGATGAGCAGAACGAGGAAAAGAGGAGGATGCTGGTCAAGCAG GTGCGAGAGATGGAGGTTGAGCTGGAGGACGAGCGCAAGCAGAGAGCCCTGGCCGTGGCAGCCAAGAAGAAGCTGGAGATGGACCTGAAGGACCTGGAGGCTCAGATCGAGGCGTCCAACAAGGCTCGCGACGAAGCCATCAAGCAGCTGCGCAAACTGCAG GCACAGATGAAGGATTATCAGCGAGAGCTGGAGGAGGCACGTTCATCGAGAGACGAGATCTTCGCTCAGTCCAAGGAGAACGAGAAGAAACTGAAGAGCTTGGAGGCGGAAATCCTCCAACTGCAAGAG GACCTGGCTGCCTCCGAGAGAGGGCGGCGTCATGCTGAGCAGGAGAGAGACGAGCTGGCTGACGAGATCTCCAACAGCGCCTCTGGAAA GTCAGCTCTGTTGGATGAGAAGAGGAGGCTAGAGGCTCGCATTGCCCAGCTTGAGGAGGAGCTGGAAGAGGAGCAGAGCAACATGGAGCTGCTCAACGACCGCTTCCGCAAGACCACCATACAG TTGGACTCCCTGAACACAGAGCTGGCAGGCGAGCGCAGCGCTGCTCAGAAGAGTGAAAACGCGCGACAGCAGCTGGAGCGGCAGAACAAGGAGCTGAAGGCCAAGCTGCAGGAGCTGGAGGGCTCGGTCAAGTCCAAGTTCAAGGCCACCATCGCTGCCCTGGAGACCAAGATCGCACAGCTGGAGGAGCAGCTAGAGCAGGAGGCCAA GGAGAGAGCTGCAGCCAACAAGCTGGTGCGTCGCACAGAGAAGAAACTGAAGGAGGTGTTCATGCAGGTGGAGGATGAGCGTCGACACGCTGACCAGTACAAGGAACAG ATGGAGAAGGCGAACTCGCGAATGAAACAGCTGAAgaggcagctggaggaggcagaggaggaggCGACGAGGGCCAACGCCTCCCGACGCAAACTGCAGCGTGAGCTGGACGACGCGACCGAGGCGAGCGAGGGGCTGAGCCGCGAGGTCAACACTCTCAAGAACCGCCTCAG GCGGGGCGGACCCATCACCTTCTCCACCAGCCGCTCCGGCCGGCGGCAGCTCCAGATCGAGGGCACCTCCCTGGATCTCTCAGACGACGACGCAGACAGCAAAGCCAGCGAGCTGAACGAGATACAGGCCGCCCAGGCAGAATAG
- the LOC121296124 gene encoding myosin-10-like isoform X4, protein MAQRSGQEDPERYLFVDRAVVYNPATQADWTAKKLVWIPSERHGFEAASIREERGDEVVVELAENGKKAMVNKDDIQKMNPPKFSKVEDMAELTCLNEASVLHNLKDRYYSGLIYTYSGLFCVVINPYKNLPIYSENIIEMYRGKKRHEMPPHIYAISESAYRCMLQDREDQSILCTGESGAGKTENTKKVIQYLAHVASSHKGRKDHNIPLESPKPVKLQSGSLLYGELERQLLQANPILESFGNGKTVKNDNSSRFGKFIRINFDVTGYIVGANIETYLLEKSRAIRQAKDERTFHIFYQLLAGAGEHLKSDLLLEGFNNYRFLSNGNIPIPGQQDKDNFQETMDAMNIMSFNHDEILAMLKVVSSVLQFGNIVFKKERNTDQASMPENTAAQKLCHLLGLNVMEFTRAILSPRIKVGRDYVQKAQTKEQADFAVEALAKATYERLFRWLVHRINKALDRTKRQGASFIGILDIAGFEIFELNSFEQLCINYTNEKLQQLFNHTMFILEQEEYQREGIEWNFIDFGLDLQPCIDLIERPAHPPGVLALLDEECWFPKATDKTFVEKLVQEQGTHPKFQKPRQLKDKADFCIMHYAGRVDYKADEWLLKNMDPLNDNVATLLHQSSDKFVAELWKDVDRIVGLDQVAGMNETAFGSSYKTKKGMFRTVGQLYKESLTKLMATLRNTNPNFVRCIIPNHEKRAGKLDPHLVLDQLRCNGVLEGIRICRQGFPNRIVFQEFRQRYEILTPNAIPKGFMDGKQACERMIRALELDLNLFRIGQSKIFFRAGVLAHLEEERDLKITDIIIYFQAVCRGYLARKAFAKKQQQLSALKVLQRNCAAYLKLRHWQWWRLFTKVKPLLQVTRQEEEMLAKDEELVKVKEKQSKVEGEMVEMERKHQQLLEEKNILAEQLQAETELFAEAEEMRARLAAKKQELEEILHDLESRVEEEEERNQGLQNEKKKMQTHIQDLEEQLDEEEAARQKLQLEKVTAEAKIKKMEEDVLLLEDQNSKFIKEKKLQEDRVAEITSHLAEEEEKAKNLTKLKNKQEMMIIDLEERLKKEEKTRQELDKAKRKLDGETTDLQDQIAELQAQIEELKLQLAKKEEELQAALARGDEEVAYKNNTLKQVRELQAQIAELQEDLESEKASRNKAEKLKRDLSEELEALKTELEDTLDTTAAQQELRTKREQEVTELKKAIEEETRNHESQIQEMRQRHAAALEDVSEQLEQAKRFKANLEKIKQSLESDNKEMSVEVKGLQQAKAESEHKRKKLEGQVQEFTARITEGERARNELAEKTHKLQSELDNVSALLEEAERKGIKLAKDSASMESQLQDTQELLQEETRQKLNLSSRVRQLEEEKNSLQEQQEEEEEARRNLEKQLACLQAQLTETKKKLEEDGGAMEGLEEVKKKLQKDMESVNQRLEEKSMAFDKMEKTKNRLQQELEDLMVDLDHQRQIVSNLEKKQKKFDQMLAEEKNISARYADERDRAEAEAREKETKALALTRALDEALEAKEEFERLNKQLRTEMEDLMSSKDDVGKSVHELEKSKRTLDQQVEEMRTQLEELEDELQATEDAKLRLEVNMQAMKAQFERDLQARDEQNEEKRRMLVKQVREMEVELEDERKQRALAVAAKKKLEMDLKDLEAQIEASNKARDEAIKQLRKLQAQMKDYQRELEEARSSRDEIFAQSKENEKKLKSLEAEILQLQEDLAASERGRRHAEQERDELADEISNSASGKSALLDEKRRLEARIAQLEEELEEEQSNMELLNDRFRKTTIQLDSLNTELAGERSAAQKSENARQQLERQNKELKAKLQELEGSVKSKFKATIAALETKIAQLEEQLEQEAKERAAANKLVRRTEKKLKEVFMQVEDERRHADQYKEQMEKASAEVFMV, encoded by the exons atcgTGAGGACCAATCAATTCTTTGCAC AGGGGAATCTGGTGCCGGAAAGACAGAGAACACCAAAAAAGTCATTCAGTACCTGGCTCACGTTGCCTCCTCCCACAAAGGAAGAAAAGACCACAACATTCCT CTCGAATCTCCTAAACCAGTGAAACTACAG AGTGGATCCCTGTTGTAT GGCGAATTAGAACGCCAGCTGCTGCAAGCCAACCCCATTCTGGAGTCCTTTGGAAACGGCAAGACTGTAAAAAATGACAACTCTTCACGTTTT ggCAAGTTCATCAGAATCAACTTTGACGTCACTGGTTACATAGTAGGGGCCAACATTGAGACCT ACCTGCTGGAGAAGTCCCGCGCCATTCGCCAGGCTAAAGATGAGAGAACCTTCCACATCTTCTACCAGCTTCTCGCTGGGGCCGGTGAACACCTGAAAT CTGACCTGCTGCTGGAAGGGTTTAACAATTACCGCTTCCTGTCCAATGGAAACATCCCCATCCCGGGACAGCAGGACAAAGACAACTTCCAGGAGACCATGGATGCCATGAACATCATGAGCTTCAACCACGACGAGATCCTGG CTATGCTGAAGGTGGTGTCTTCTGTACTGCAGTTCGGTAACATTGTCTTCAAGAAGGAAAGGAACACAGACCAGGCCTCCATGCCTGAGAACACAG CTGCCCAGAAGCTGTGTCACCTGCTAGGACTGAATGTCATGGAGTTCACCCGCGCTATTCTGTCCCCGCGTATCAAGGTCGGACGAGACTACGTACAGAAAGCACAGACGAAAGAGCAG GCTGACTTCGCAGTGGAGGCTCTAGCGAAGGCCACCTATGAGCGCCTGTTCCGCTGGCTGGTTCACCGCATCAACAAAGCCCTGGACAGGACCAAGCGGCAGGGAGCCTCCTTCATCGGCATCCTGGATATCGCCGGCTTTGAGATCTTCGAG CTCAACTCATTCGAGCAGCTCTGCATCAACTACACCAATGAGAAGCTGCAGCAGCTCTTCAACCACACCATGTTCATCCTGGAGCAGGAGGAGTACCAGCGAGAGGGCATCGAGTGGAACTTCATCGACTTTGGGCTGGACCTGCAGCCCTGCATCGACCTGATTGAGAGACCG GCACACCCTCCTGGGGTGCTGGCACTGCTGGATGAGGAGTGCTGGTTCCCCAAAGCCACCGATAAAACCTTTGTAGAGAAGCTGGTCCAGGAGCAGGGCACTCACCCCAAATTCCAGAAACCTAGACAGCTGAAAGACAAGGCGGACTTCTGCATCATGCACTACGCTGGCAGG GTGGATTACAAAGCCGATGAATGGCTGTTGAAGAACATGGATCCCCTCAATGACAATGTAGCCACACTGCTGCACCAGTCCTCGGACAAGTTTGTTGCAGAACTGTGGAAGGATG TGGACCGCATTGTCGGTTTGGACCAGGTGGCGGGCATGAACGAGACAGCTTTCGGCTCTTCCTACAAGACCAAGAAGGGGATGTTCCGCACAGTGGGGCAGCTGTACAAGGAGTCTCTCACCAAGCTCATGGCTACACTCcgcaacaccaaccccaacttCGTCAGGTGCATCATTCCTAACCACGAGAAGAGG GCTGGAAAGCTGGACCCTCACCTTGTACTCGACCAGCTGCGTTGTAACGGGGTGTTAGAAGGAATCCGAATCTGTCGCCAAGGATTCCCCAACAGGATTGTCTTTCAGGAGTTCAGGcagag ATATGAGATTCTCACTCCTAACGCCATTCCTAAAGGTTTCATGGATGGCAAGCAGGCCTGTGAGCGAATG ATCCGCGCCCTGGAGCTGGACCTGAACCTGTTCCGGATCGGACAGAGTAAGATCTTCTTCCGGGCCGGGGTCCTGGCCCACTTGGAGGAGGAGCGGGACCTCAAGATCACTGACATCATCATCTACTTCCAGGCAGTCTGCAGGGGATACCTGGCCAGGAA GGCCTTCGctaagaagcagcagcagctcagcGCTCTGAAAGTACTGCAGAGGAACTGTGCTGCTTACCTCAAACTGCGCCACTGGCAGTGGTGGAGACTGTTCACCAAG GTGAAGCCGCTGCTCCAGGTGACCCGCCAGGAAGAGGAGATGCTGGCCAAGGATGAGGAGCTGGTCAAGGTGAAGGAGAAGCAAAGCAAAGTAGAGGGCGAGATGGTGGAGATGGAGAGGAAACACCAACAG CTGCTGGAGGAGAAGAACATCCTGGCGGAGCAGCTGCAGGCAGAGACGGAGCTGTTCGCAGAGGCAGAGGAGATGCGGGCGCGCCTGGCAGCCAAGAAGCAAGAGCTGGAGGAGATCCTGCATGACCTGGAGTCccgggtggaggaggaggaggagcgcaACCAGGGTCTGCAGAACGAGAAGAAGAAGATGCAGACTCACATCCAA GACCTGGAGGAGCAGCTTGACGAGGAGGAAGCAGCCAGGCAGAAGCTGCAGCTGGAGAAAGTGACGGCCGAGGCCAAAATCAAGAAGATGGAGGAGGACGTTCTCCTGCTGGAGGACCAAAATTCCAAGTTCATAAAG GAGAAGAAGCTGCAGGAGGACCGCGTGGCTGAGATTACCTCTCATCtggcagaggaggaggagaaagccAAGAACCTGACCAAGCTGAAGAATAAACAGGAGATGATGATAATAGATTTGGAAG AGCGGCTGAAGAAGGAGGAGAAGACCAGGCAGGAGCTGGACAAGGCCAAGCGCAAGCTGGACGGGGAGACGACGGATCTGCAGGACCAGATCGCAGAGCTGCAGGCGCAGATAGAGGAGCTGAAGCTGCAGCTGGCCAAGAAAGAAGAGGAGCTGCAGGCTGCCCTGGCCAG GGGCGATGAGGAGGTGGCTTATAAGAACAACACCCTGAAGCAGGTGCGGGAGCTGCAGGCCCAGATTGCTGAGTTGCAGGAGGATCTGGAGTCAGAGAAAGCCTCCCGCAACAAGGCAGAGAAGCTCAAGAGAGACCTGAGCGAGGAGCTGGAGGCACTCAAGACTGAGCTGGAGGACACCCTAGACACCACCGCAGCCCAGCAGGAGCTCAG AACCAAGCGAGAGCAGGAGGTGACCGAGCTGAAGAAGGCCATTGAGGAAGAGACCAGGAACCACGAATCTCAGATTCAGGAGATGAGGCAGAGACACGCCGCGGCCCTGGAGGATGTCTCTGAGCAGCTGGAGCAGGCTAAGAGG TTCAAGGCGAACCTGGAGAAGATCAAGCAGAGCCTGGAGAGCGATAACAAGGAGATGTCGGTGGAGGTGAAGGGGCTGCAGCAGGCCAAGGCAGAGTCTGAGCACAAGAGGAAGAAGCTGGAGGGGCAGGTGCAGGAGTTCACAGCCAGGATCACCGAGGGGGAGAGAGCCAGGAACGAGCTGGCTGAGAAGACTCACAAGCTGCAG AGTGAGCTGGACAACGTCTCCGCCTTactggaggaggcagagaggaagggcATTAAATTGGCAAAGGACTCTGCCAGTATGGAGTCCCAGCTCCAGGATACACAG GAGCTGCTGCAGGAGGAGACCCGTCAGAAACTGAACCTGAGCAGCCGCGTCCGTCagctggaggaggagaagaaCAGCCTGCAGGAGcagcaggaagaggaggaggaggcacgCAGGAACCTGGAGAAGCAGCTTGCATGCCTGCAGGCTCAG CTGACAGAGACCAAGAAGAAATTGGAGGAGGACGGGGGTGCCATGGAGGGTCTGGAGGAGGTGAAGAAGAAGCTGCAGAAGGACATGGAGAGCGTCAACCAGAGGCTGGAGGAGAAGAGCATGGCCTTCGACAAGATGGAGAAGACCAAGAACCGGCTGCAGCAGGAGCTGGAAGACCTCATGGTGGACCTGGACCACCAGCGCCAGATCGTCTCCAACCTGGAGAAGAAGCAAAAGAAGTTCGACCAG ATGCTGGCGGAGGAGAAGAACATCTCTGCTCGCTACGCTGATGAGCGGGACCGTGCAGAGGCCGAGGCCAGGGAGAAGGAGACCAAGGCTCTGGCTCTGACCCGCGCCCTGGACGAGGCTCTGGAGGCCAAGGAGGAGTTCGAGAGGCTCAACAAGCAGCTCCGCACGGAGATGGAGGACCTCATGAGCTCCAAGGATGATGTTGGGAAGAGC GTCCACGAGCTGGAGAAGTCCAAGCGCACTTTGGACCAGCAGGTGGAGGAGATGCGCACACAGCTGGAGGAGTTGGAGGATGAGCTTCAGGCCACGGAGGACGCCAAGCTGAGACTGGAGGTCAACATGCAGGCCATGAAGGCTCAGTTCGAGAGGGACCTGCAGGCACGCGATGAGCAGAACGAGGAAAAGAGGAGGATGCTGGTCAAGCAG GTGCGAGAGATGGAGGTTGAGCTGGAGGACGAGCGCAAGCAGAGAGCCCTGGCCGTGGCAGCCAAGAAGAAGCTGGAGATGGACCTGAAGGACCTGGAGGCTCAGATCGAGGCGTCCAACAAGGCTCGCGACGAAGCCATCAAGCAGCTGCGCAAACTGCAG GCACAGATGAAGGATTATCAGCGAGAGCTGGAGGAGGCACGTTCATCGAGAGACGAGATCTTCGCTCAGTCCAAGGAGAACGAGAAGAAACTGAAGAGCTTGGAGGCGGAAATCCTCCAACTGCAAGAG GACCTGGCTGCCTCCGAGAGAGGGCGGCGTCATGCTGAGCAGGAGAGAGACGAGCTGGCTGACGAGATCTCCAACAGCGCCTCTGGAAA GTCAGCTCTGTTGGATGAGAAGAGGAGGCTAGAGGCTCGCATTGCCCAGCTTGAGGAGGAGCTGGAAGAGGAGCAGAGCAACATGGAGCTGCTCAACGACCGCTTCCGCAAGACCACCATACAG TTGGACTCCCTGAACACAGAGCTGGCAGGCGAGCGCAGCGCTGCTCAGAAGAGTGAAAACGCGCGACAGCAGCTGGAGCGGCAGAACAAGGAGCTGAAGGCCAAGCTGCAGGAGCTGGAGGGCTCGGTCAAGTCCAAGTTCAAGGCCACCATCGCTGCCCTGGAGACCAAGATCGCACAGCTGGAGGAGCAGCTAGAGCAGGAGGCCAA GGAGAGAGCTGCAGCCAACAAGCTGGTGCGTCGCACAGAGAAGAAACTGAAGGAGGTGTTCATGCAGGTGGAGGATGAGCGTCGACACGCTGACCAGTACAAGGAACAG ATGGAGAAGGCGAGTGCAGAGGTTTTTATGGTTTGA